GATTGTAGCGTGAAACGGCGGATTTTGGCGGGCGTTTTCCACCCTTATTTGCGGCCGTCTGAAAATTTTCTGCCGCGTTTTTGCGGCGGCGGCGCGGGCGGGAAACGGGTCTGTCAAGCGGGTTTTATGCACATTTTTCCACCGCTTTGTTTTGCTTGGCAATTTGCTTTTTTCAGACGGCCTCTGATGCGGGTTTTGCTTTATCTGTTTGATTTTAAATGTTTTATAGTTTGTATGTTTTTTGGGCAGGGCGGCTCGGGCGGTTGCGGGCAAAGGGTTTTTGCCGCTTGCCCATAGTTTGCCCACAGACTTATCCACAGATTTTGTGGGTAAGCGCGGCGCAATGGAAAGAGGCCGTCTGAAAACGCCGAAGCTGCGCTTTCAGACGGCCTCTGCGCCTGTTCAGACGGCCTGTTTCTTCACAAAGATTTTCGCCAGCACCAGCCCGATGAGGAAACCGGCGGCGGCGGGCAGCATCCAGCCCAAGCCCTGCGGGTAGAGCGGCAGCGCGCCGGTGAGGTAGGCGTCGGCCTGCATAATCCAGTCGTCTTTGGACTGCTCCAACATGCCGTGCAGAGTGCGCCAGCCGTCGATGATGGCGACGGGGGCGGTGCCGAGCATGGTGGCGGCGTACACGATGCGCCGAGAGCCGAAGAATTTATCCAAAAAGGCCAGGATAATCAGCACCATCGTCAGCGGGTACAGCAGCATCAGCGCGGGCACGGAGAATTTCACGATGCCGGTGAGGCCGACATTGGCAAAGGCCAGCGAAACCAGGGTGAAGATGATGATCCAGTTGCGGTAGGACACCTGCGGAATCAGGCGGGCGAAGTATTCGCCGCAGGAGGTAATCAGGCCGACGGAGGTGGAGAGGCAGGCCAGCAGCACAATCACCGCCAAGAGGATGTTGCCCGGCGCGCCGAAATAGAAATTCGCCGCTTTGGCCAGCACCACCGCGCCGTTTTCCTGCATGCCGATTTGGCCGACGCTGCTCGCGCCCATGTAGGCGACAAAGGCGTACACCAGCGCGAGGAAGGTGATGGCGACGATGCCGGCGCGGGAGGTGAGGTAGAGCACCTCTTCTTTTTTCTCGTAGCCCATGCCGCGCACCGCGTCAATCACGATGATGGCGAACACCAGCGAGGCGAGCGCGTCCATCGTGCCGTAGCCCGCAATCAGCCCCTTCACCATCGGGGTTGCGGCGTATTCGGCCGAGGGCGGCTGCAAGGGAGCCATCGGGAAAATCGCGGCGTACACCACCAAAACGGCGATGGACAGCAGCAGCGCGGGGGTGAGCACCTTGCCCACGCGGTCCACCAGCTTGCCGGGCGACACCGACAGCCAGTAGCTCACGGCGAAAAACAGTGTGGCAAAGCCCGCCAGCCATGCCTGCAATTCGGAAATCTGATATTTCCCCAACGAAAACAGAATGTTGGTCGAACGCGCTTTCAGTTGCGCATCGTCGCCCAAAAAGGGCTGGATGGCGATGTCGAAGGCAACCGTGGCATTGCGCGGCGACACAAACAGGGGGCCGATGGCCAGATACAGCACCACGGCAAACACAATGCCGTACCACTTGGCCACGCGTCCGGCCAGGTCCTGCACGTCGTGCGAATTGGAGTAGGCAATCGCCAGCACGCCCATCAGCGGCAGCCCCACGCCGGTAATCAGAAAGCCCAGCGTGGCGGGCAGGATGGCCGAACCGGCGTTCTGCCCCATCGTGGGCGGGTAAATCAGGTTGCCCGAGCCGAAAAACAGCGCGAACAGCATCAGGCCGGTGGCCAGAAAGGCCGATTTTTTGGTGTTTGAGGTCATGATTCAGATACCTGTTTGAAACAAGAAGGCCGCCCTCGGGCGGTGTGTGCGGGGCAATATAGCAGATTCCGCCTGCAAAGTGAGGGTTTTTATCAAGTTATGTGAGTTTGTGTTACTAAAGGGGCGGGATGGGGCAGAAGCCGTCTGAAAGCGCAGCTTCGGCGCAGCCAAAAGCGTATTTTGATTTTTCAGACGGCCTATATTGTTGGGGTAGGGTGTGTGGCGTAAGCCACGCACGCGGTTTGGGTTTGGGAGGAGAGCGCGAATTTGGTTGGCGGCAGAGACTGCGCGCGCCGCTGGGGCGACAAGTCCCAGTCCAATATCAAAGGCCGTCTGAAAACACAGTTTCGGCGTAGCTAAAACCGGTTTTCAGACGGCCTCCAAACCGTTTACAGCCGCGTAACCGACAGCACGCCGCGTATGCCGCCAAGGTCGGCCAGCACGCGCGACAGGTCGTTTACCTGCCTGATTTCCAAGGTGAAACGCATGCTGGCTTCCAAATCGCGCGACTGGGTTTGCACGCCGGTTACGTTGATTTTGTGCCGCGCCAGATTGTCGGACACGTCGCGCAAGAGGCCGCTGCGGTCTTGGGCGCGGATTTCGATGTCCACGGCGAACACCTGGCTGCCGTCCGCCCCGCTCCATGCGGCGGGCAGCACTTTTTCCGGCGATTGGGCGGCCAGCTTTTGCAGCGACGGGCAGCTTGCGCGGTGGACGGAAATGCCTTTGGTGCGGGTAACGAAGCCGACGATGTCGTCGGGCGGCGCGGGTTTGCAGCATTTGGCCAGCGTGGTCAGCAGGCCGTCTTCGCCGTCCACCAGAATGCCGTTGCGGCTGCTTTTTTGGATTTTCGACTGCCGCACGATGTTTTCTTCGCTGACGGCTTCGGGCTGCGGTTCGGCCAGTGCGCCGCAGGCTTTCTGCACGGCGCGGGCGGAGATTTCGCCTTGTCCGACGGCGGTGTAGAGCTCGTCGGTTTTTTTGAAGCCGAGGTTTTCGGCCAGGTCTTGCAGATTGGGTTTGGGGTGGATTTTGGCGAGCAGGCGGTCGAGTTGGGCGCGGCCGTTTTCGCGCACGGCATCGGCGTTTTGGCGGCGGATGTAGGCGCGGATTTTTGCAATCGCTTTGTTGGATTTCACCCAGCCTTCGTAGAGCCAGTTGACCGACGGCTCGCCCTCTTTGGCGGTGATGATTTCGACGCGCTGGCCGTTTTCCAGCGGGGTGGACAGCGGCACGATCTGGCCTTCGACTTTCGCGCCGCGACAGCGGTCGCCGATGCTGCTGTGCAGGGCATAGGCAAAATCGATGGGTGTT
The window above is part of the Neisseria bacilliformis genome. Proteins encoded here:
- the brnQ gene encoding branched-chain amino acid transport system II carrier protein — protein: MTSNTKKSAFLATGLMLFALFFGSGNLIYPPTMGQNAGSAILPATLGFLITGVGLPLMGVLAIAYSNSHDVQDLAGRVAKWYGIVFAVVLYLAIGPLFVSPRNATVAFDIAIQPFLGDDAQLKARSTNILFSLGKYQISELQAWLAGFATLFFAVSYWLSVSPGKLVDRVGKVLTPALLLSIAVLVVYAAIFPMAPLQPPSAEYAATPMVKGLIAGYGTMDALASLVFAIIVIDAVRGMGYEKKEEVLYLTSRAGIVAITFLALVYAFVAYMGASSVGQIGMQENGAVVLAKAANFYFGAPGNILLAVIVLLACLSTSVGLITSCGEYFARLIPQVSYRNWIIIFTLVSLAFANVGLTGIVKFSVPALMLLYPLTMVLIILAFLDKFFGSRRIVYAATMLGTAPVAIIDGWRTLHGMLEQSKDDWIMQADAYLTGALPLYPQGLGWMLPAAAGFLIGLVLAKIFVKKQAV